A part of uncultured Fibrobacter sp. genomic DNA contains:
- a CDS encoding UDPGP type 1 family protein gives MSNIIETLNAAGQQELVAKLESLSGDARKNLERDIATQDWEELKSLYTEKSNASLDDNVSGDLKPMPFKIATDDLRYDFWKETGEILLGKGQVAAFLVAGGQGSRLGFDGPKGMFDIGLPSHKSLFQLQAERLQNLAAQVGHAIPWCIMTSPLNHEATVNFFTEHNFFGYARENIRFFEQGTICALDPNGKAVVDENNRLALVPDGNGGCFRALAQSGTLAWLIEKGVRYVFLYSVDNALCRICDPAFVGALASEGRSMSASKVVHKAGPNEKVGIFALQNNKPGVVEYSDLPENYRDMTNADGSLTFDGGNIAIHLFKTEGLRKLQTSKLPWHTARKTVCGIEKCWKFEQFLFDAFPQLGTMMPFGVVREEEFSPVKNAEGNDSPKTAREMIGRLHREWLRKAHVEVKPGKLYEVSPTLSYAGEGLSRRVFERELGRNILEFDEE, from the coding sequence ATGAGCAACATCATCGAAACTTTGAATGCGGCGGGTCAGCAAGAGCTGGTCGCCAAGCTTGAATCTTTGAGCGGCGATGCCCGCAAGAATTTGGAACGCGACATTGCCACCCAGGATTGGGAAGAGCTAAAATCCCTTTATACCGAAAAATCCAACGCATCGCTTGACGACAACGTGTCGGGCGACTTGAAGCCGATGCCATTCAAGATCGCAACTGACGACTTGCGTTACGACTTCTGGAAAGAAACCGGTGAAATTTTGTTGGGTAAGGGCCAGGTGGCCGCATTCCTGGTGGCAGGTGGTCAAGGTTCCCGCCTCGGTTTCGATGGTCCGAAGGGCATGTTCGATATCGGCCTCCCGAGCCACAAGAGTTTGTTCCAGCTGCAGGCAGAACGCTTGCAGAACTTGGCAGCCCAAGTAGGCCATGCAATTCCGTGGTGCATTATGACAAGCCCGCTGAATCACGAGGCTACGGTCAACTTCTTTACCGAGCACAACTTTTTCGGATACGCCCGCGAAAACATCCGATTCTTTGAGCAAGGCACGATTTGCGCGCTTGACCCGAACGGGAAAGCCGTCGTTGACGAAAACAATCGTTTGGCCTTGGTGCCCGATGGCAATGGCGGGTGCTTCAGAGCACTCGCCCAGAGCGGCACTCTCGCCTGGTTGATTGAAAAAGGCGTTCGCTACGTATTCCTTTACAGCGTCGACAACGCGCTTTGCCGCATTTGCGATCCGGCTTTTGTCGGCGCCCTTGCAAGCGAAGGCCGCAGCATGTCCGCATCCAAGGTGGTGCACAAGGCCGGCCCGAACGAAAAGGTAGGCATTTTCGCCTTGCAGAACAACAAGCCCGGCGTAGTCGAATACAGCGACTTGCCCGAGAACTACCGCGACATGACGAATGCCGACGGAAGCCTTACCTTTGACGGCGGAAACATCGCTATTCACTTGTTCAAAACCGAGGGCCTCCGCAAGTTGCAGACGAGCAAGCTCCCGTGGCACACCGCCCGCAAGACCGTTTGCGGTATCGAAAAGTGCTGGAAGTTCGAACAGTTCCTGTTCGACGCATTCCCGCAGCTTGGCACGATGATGCCGTTCGGCGTGGTGCGCGAAGAGGAATTCAGCCCAGTGAAAAATGCCGAAGGAAACGACAGCCCGAAAACCGCCCGCGAAATGATTGGCAGACTCCACCGCGAATGGCTACGCAAGGCTCATGTCGAAGTGAAGCCGGGCAAGCTTTACGAAGTGTCGCCTACGCTGAGCTATGCCGGCGAAGGGCTTAGCCGCCGCGTATTCGAACGAGAACTCGGAAGAAATATTTTAGAATTTGACGAAGAGTAA
- a CDS encoding lauroyl acyltransferase, whose product MTKSKTYKILVHSLLRVPDVFYSALFAVAFPVYKALHTKRAYGRTVKHLENAKAYLKTSILARDVFKGIFWNALDSYRGLARFKSVENRIVYENEEIIREAVKLGPVAGISIHQGAFELLHRALCRYSEHVHLITDSVGDQAFREVLKELRSDPHLTEYHPEETGKLIRDLFKTKGILAMVFDQGKNTKGNEVQLFGQASTLYLRLPQKVNQMGASVVTFRTWTNAKRQIVIRFESAYPPKTEPEKLVAGIAKETETWISEHPEQWSWNYHGNFRV is encoded by the coding sequence TTGACGAAGAGTAAGACATACAAGATTCTTGTTCATAGTTTGCTTCGAGTGCCGGATGTTTTCTATTCGGCACTTTTTGCGGTTGCGTTTCCAGTCTACAAGGCATTGCATACCAAGCGCGCTTACGGGCGCACGGTAAAGCACCTCGAAAACGCGAAGGCCTACTTAAAGACCAGTATTCTAGCGCGCGATGTATTCAAGGGAATCTTTTGGAATGCGCTCGATTCATATCGCGGACTCGCCCGCTTTAAAAGCGTCGAGAATCGAATCGTCTACGAGAACGAAGAAATCATCCGCGAGGCGGTAAAGCTTGGTCCAGTAGCCGGCATCAGCATTCACCAAGGCGCATTCGAGCTTTTGCACCGCGCCCTGTGCCGTTACAGCGAACACGTGCACCTGATTACCGATTCCGTGGGCGACCAGGCATTCCGCGAAGTGCTCAAGGAACTCCGCAGCGACCCGCACCTGACCGAATACCACCCCGAAGAAACCGGCAAGCTGATCCGCGACCTGTTCAAGACCAAGGGGATTCTTGCGATGGTATTCGACCAAGGAAAGAATACCAAAGGCAACGAAGTCCAACTTTTCGGGCAAGCGAGCACGCTCTACTTACGTCTCCCGCAAAAAGTGAACCAGATGGGAGCATCCGTCGTCACGTTCCGCACGTGGACCAACGCAAAGCGGCAAATCGTCATCCGTTTCGAAAGCGCCTATCCGCCCAAAACCGAGCCCGAAAAGCTCGTCGCGGGAATAGCAAAGGAAACTGAAACGTGGATATCAGAACACCCTGAACAGTGGAGCTGGAATTACCACGGAAACTTTAGGGTCTAG
- a CDS encoding ABC transporter substrate-binding protein codes for MRRLWVLSALFAFIAFTGCTKTDIPKNEVFSINDLGNKKVGVIEGTTAEIYASEFGGDSVKFQIEKFPTLAETVDALLQGKIDAVLSDDAPAKVFARKNPSLRILNETFKEESYAGIVAKENMGLLDSVNIALIQMRAMGVYDSIFDSYIGGQTKYHVSQDSAVGPVLRVATNAEFPPFEFRCKKRGIVGIDIEIARYVANYLGRNLEIIDMDFDDIIDSVRAGAADLGLAALSVTEERSQIINFTDHYATSKIVIMVRSGEEESTFQRIKDTLLGG; via the coding sequence ATGCGTCGTTTGTGGGTCTTATCAGCGCTTTTTGCGTTTATAGCCTTTACGGGCTGTACTAAGACTGATATTCCCAAAAACGAGGTTTTCTCGATTAACGATCTCGGAAACAAGAAGGTTGGGGTAATCGAGGGCACTACCGCCGAAATTTATGCCTCAGAATTTGGTGGCGATTCCGTTAAATTCCAGATTGAAAAATTCCCGACTCTCGCCGAGACTGTTGACGCCTTGCTCCAAGGCAAAATTGATGCCGTGCTCAGTGACGATGCTCCCGCCAAGGTTTTCGCCCGCAAAAATCCCTCGCTGCGAATCTTGAACGAAACCTTCAAAGAAGAATCGTATGCAGGCATTGTTGCAAAAGAAAATATGGGCCTGTTGGATTCTGTGAATATTGCTTTAATCCAGATGCGCGCCATGGGCGTTTACGATTCCATTTTCGACAGTTATATTGGGGGGCAGACCAAATACCATGTTTCCCAAGATTCCGCTGTCGGCCCAGTTCTCAGGGTGGCGACCAATGCCGAATTCCCGCCGTTTGAATTCCGTTGCAAAAAACGCGGAATCGTGGGTATCGATATTGAAATCGCCCGCTATGTGGCCAATTACCTGGGGCGCAATCTCGAAATCATCGATATGGATTTTGATGATATTATAGATTCTGTTCGTGCCGGGGCTGCTGACCTCGGACTTGCCGCCTTGTCGGTGACCGAAGAACGCAGCCAGATCATTAACTTTACGGATCACTATGCCACGTCAAAAATTGTGATCATGGTGCGTAGCGGCGAAGAAGAATCGACTTTCCAACGCATCAAGGATACGCTGCTGGGTGGCTAG
- a CDS encoding Smr/MutS family protein, which translates to MALNEEEEFQLKWINNHHMEDKDAQMQMEAEAAAVRPTRAPRGRKMRRNPSAWELPVPEDEIDLHGMTSDEAAEAVERRIDDLMIAGLKILRVIHGGGNPSYGNVKRIIDRKVRSEWSNRIQLYKVEPDNAGSSIMILGKPRPAPTKAPRKPAKK; encoded by the coding sequence ATGGCGCTAAACGAAGAAGAAGAATTCCAACTGAAGTGGATTAACAACCACCATATGGAAGACAAAGACGCGCAGATGCAGATGGAGGCCGAAGCGGCCGCCGTACGCCCGACGCGTGCCCCGCGTGGGCGTAAAATGCGCCGCAACCCCAGCGCCTGGGAATTGCCCGTGCCCGAAGACGAAATTGACCTGCACGGCATGACCTCGGATGAGGCCGCAGAAGCCGTGGAGCGGCGCATCGATGACCTAATGATCGCAGGCCTCAAGATCCTCAGGGTCATCCACGGCGGCGGAAACCCCAGCTACGGCAACGTCAAACGCATCATCGACCGCAAGGTACGTTCCGAATGGAGCAACCGCATCCAACTGTACAAAGTCGAGCCCGACAACGCTGGTTCGAGCATCATGATCCTCGGAAAACCGCGCCCCGCCCCGACAAAAGCCCCCAGAAAGCCCGCCAAGAAATAA
- a CDS encoding type II toxin-antitoxin system RelB/DinJ family antitoxin, which yields MSTVVTNIRIDKELKAQATELFNDLGLTLSQAFTVFLKQAILHHGLPFAVTRPPSKELLEAIKEGEELAHDPNAKTYASFDELLEELDIKK from the coding sequence ATGAGTACCGTGGTAACAAACATACGAATCGACAAAGAGCTCAAGGCTCAGGCAACCGAACTATTCAACGACTTGGGCTTGACGCTTTCCCAAGCGTTTACGGTTTTCCTGAAGCAAGCCATTCTGCACCACGGCCTGCCTTTTGCCGTTACAAGACCTCCGTCCAAAGAACTCCTCGAAGCCATCAAGGAAGGCGAAGAACTCGCCCACGATCCTAATGCAAAAACTTATGCTTCGTTCGATGAACTGCTTGAGGAACTG